AATGCGTTACAGGAACATAAACTATTAAAACCCAAAGACTTAAAAAGATTAGCATTGCTGAAAACTTAATTCTTTCTACAAACGCTCCAATCATTAGCGCAGGAGTAATAATTGCGAATGTCATTTGAAACATAAAGAATACAGTTTCCGGTATATCTCCTGACATTGACATTAGGCCGACGCCGGCTAAAAAGGCTTTGCCAAGTCCCCCTACATAATCGTTTCCGTTACTGAAGGCTAAACTGTATGTGCAAACAAACCACAACACAGAGGCAAGGCAGCAGATAGCAAAACAATGC
This genomic stretch from Rhodospirillaceae bacterium harbors:
- a CDS encoding ammonia channel protein gives rise to the protein MRLMNYVYGPTLTMGLSLIAGPALAQDALSGANTAWILTCTALVLFMTMPGLALFYAGLVRAQNVVSVLMHCFAICCLASVLWFVCTYSLAFSNGNDYVGGLGKAFLAGVGLMSMSGDIPETVFFMFQMTFAIITPALMIGAFVERIKFSAMLIFLSLWVLIVYVPVTH